Genomic segment of Drosophila takahashii strain IR98-3 E-12201 chromosome X, DtakHiC1v2, whole genome shotgun sequence:
TTTCTCTCTCTTATGATCTTAATTTGGTATCATAAAATCCCCAGATGAAACAGCCGGATGAGCGGGAGTCGGAGCCGCCGTTGGAAACCGTTTGCAAGACCGAGGACGAGCCACTAGCCGCTATTCCCAAAATAAAACGAGAGCCGGGATCCAATGCCACATTTAAGGCAGCCAATGAAACGGCCAtgtaagtaaaatatttgtaggAAAATGGGATTTAATAGGTTCAACttaacataaattatttaaccaATCTAATGCActtcaaattcaattttttaaaatcatatccAATCCATATTGTTATAACCACGCAATACTAGTAAAATtggtattaaataatataattttgccGAATTGAATCTCTCAAGTctaaattgataccacataatatcaaattgatcatcgtttcatatgttttttttttggtatatgaTTAGGAGTCAGTATTGTAAAGTAAATTTCGTTTTAGCCATGCTatactggtaaaattgactCTCTGACTTTGAAAAAGAGAGTAAGAAGCAAGATGACGACTCTctcaagtcaaaattgataccacataatatcaaattgatcattgTTTCAtatgttctttttttaattaaattaagccAAAATTGACTGCTTATATtgtatgtaaatttaaatagttttaaaccaaaaatttaaaaaggtgCACTTTCCTGAAATCCAATTACAATTGGTAAAGTCTTCGGTATTTCTACTGCATTTCTGTCATAACTgcaaagttaaaataaactttggtTGCCTTACTTcatcaattatttattattttcccttCCAGCAAAGTGGAGATGGCGAATTCCATTAAGACTTGGACGCCGGCCGATTATGCCAGTGCCGCTGGGCGAAAACTGGGTGGTGCGGCGCCCAATGCCATGGACTTTATGAGCCGCCTCGACTCGAATGTCTCGGTAAACACGGGATTCCCACGAATCTACTTTTACTTTCTGTTTACTTAGTTGTTTAGTGAATGTTTTCCCCCATGCTCCCCATTCCAGAGTATCGATTTCAATTGCTGCGTGGATAGTAAAAGTGGAGGCTCCTCTGGTCTGGTGAAGATCCATAAGCGGGAGCGAAGTTCACCAACGCCGCCGGAAACCTCCAGCCAGGTGGCCAAGAAGCGCTACAAACTGGTGGAGAACATCAAGGTGGAGCCGAGCAGTTCGCAGGCCAAAGAGGCACCCGAATCAAGGGCCGATTTTTTGCGGGAGGTGGGTTATATTTATAGGAAAATACCTTATATTTCTCATTATATATATTCGATCTTACAGCTCCGCAGTTTGATCAACCAGGATCAGTTCCGCCGCTTCGGCAAAGCACTGTTGGAGTACAAAAATGGCAGCGATGAGAGCTTCAAGGCTCTGATGACCATACTCCTGGAGGTCCTCGCGGCACCGAAAATGCGCTACATGCTGGTGGGAATGCGGAAGTATCTCAAAAATGAGCACAAAAACGAGTTTGACCAAACGCTGGCTAAAATGTAAGCATTTTTCTGAATGTCCCAAAAATGTTTCGGAATTTCTTCACATCCTTAGGATGCactaaaataagtattttcaatattggctgtaattttatttagtaACTAACGgggtgtatatattttaaatacaattaatagCATTTGTATCTTTACgtctttataataaaagtttgttatgaatgcaaaatgtactattaactaaattttttttcatattataaataatattataaatatatgaatagaattataaatatttttgataattaaaaGCGTGTATATCTCTACCACAtcctgttattttttttgggatcaAGATTGATTTAatcaaaactttaatttatttttatatttcatttgaataaaaattgtatttataataaattgatGAGATTAAATGAGCTTTATAACAAATCAAAGGATATAACAGGGTGACCCACAAATCTTTCAGGATATACAATATTTTCtagtattttaaaagaaaataaaaataattaaaatatttttatgggtATGATTTTCCAACTATTCTATTagctttatacatatatctagtttttaattaataattcagtAGGGACatacataaaaatatgaaaaaaatatattatttatttaattgttttgtttttttacttaaaaactGGTATAACTTTCCAGTTATCCTCCCagctttatacatatatatattttttaattaatgattCATTAGGGATaaacatacaaatattaaaaaaaaaaaattatttatttaatttttttgtttttttatgtataaacTGGTATTATTCTCCAACTATTATTACAGCCTTTTACATTTATCTAgtgttaaattaataatttagaggggatatataataatataaaaaaaaattatttatttaatatttttgttttttttttaacttataaaCTGATATAATTTTCCAACTATTCTTACACCCTTTTACATACatcaagtttttaattaataattcagtAGGGATGTAGATATATTTTGTAGTTAGCAGCTCGCTTGGTAACAAATCTGCGAATTGCAGCCAGCGCAGTACGCGTCCAATAAGTTCATTGCCAAACGGGCCGAGTCCCTAAATGCACACATCCACATTTACATCCACATTTCCATCGGGTGGCCCAACCGAGTCCGAAAAATGAGGCCGAGTGCAGCGAGAACGCGGGTCCGAGTGGCTCGGCTCGGCTTCGAGTTTGGACTTGGGGAGGCACTCGCGTGGCAACTATCGTCCAGGGCGCACGGCACACACGCAGAGCAGCCGGAGGAGATAGATAGTCCTAAACCCGATCCAGGTCCACACCCGCCAAGAGAACCGCTGCTGATCCATCCTCAACCGCCTCATCTAATTTCCGCCGCTTTGATTGGGGCACGCAGTAAGTTGATTGCATTTGCTATTAGCTATTTGCTATTCTTTACTTGCTACTTGCAACAAGTAATagcagtgggtggtggtgggtggaTTGGGCTGACGTGGGCCGTTCGACCTTGGCCTGGTTTAGGCACTCGCCTTAATTGCATTTTGTCGTCAACGCAGCGCACATGGTGGAGGAGATTGGCTGCCAGAGACAGACGGGCATTGTGGTCGCCATGCCCAGCCAGGTGGCATCGAGCACCGGAACTCCAGCTCCAACAGCCGCCGGCAttcaccaacagcagcaacagcaacagcatcagcagcaacatcagcagcagcaacatcatcagcagcagcaacatcagcaactccagcagcagcaacagcaacaccatcagcagcagcaacaccttcagcagcaacagcaacatcaacaactcACCAGCAACATGAGCCTGCTGACCGTCAAGGGCGGTCGCTACCTTTGGACCGATCGGGAGCTATTAATGCACCTCCAGAACTACACTCCCTTGATCCTGCTCATCGATTTCGTGGAGAAGACCAGGACCAAGCGATTCTACGAGAGCAGCGAGCGCTACGAGATCCTCATGCTGGTCTTCATCATGCGCAAGGGAGCGCCGTTCTGCGAGAACAAGCGATTTCCGGCGGAGTACTGGGTAAATCTGTCGGTGGGTCCAATTGCCGAGGCTTTTGACCGACTGCAGGCGGCCATCGACATACCGGATCCCCAGCTGCCCATTCACATGAGCGTCACGGATTTGACCAGCTGGAAGCAGATGTTCGACCTGGCCATGCTGGACATCAGGCGATTCGCCTACTACACCGATCCCTTGCAGCTGGCCGATGCGGGCGTCTTCAATCGGATCACCTTTGAGCAGCGATTCGGAATGCAGTGGCAGGAGTAGAAGTTGGAATCGATACAGGTCACAGGATATAAACACAACCCCAGCACCAAAACACTTCAACACATTGGGATGGATCGAGGGGAATTCGAACAAAAGCTGGTTGTAAATAAAGGGAACTATCTTTAGATTATCGCAGATTTAATAGTATTGCTAACAGGCCtgattttgcattttatttattaacaaacaCGTCCAGgtatattttttgtagtaaaaagtaataagtttctggaaattcgaattttaaatatgtttttctttttacaaatattacaaactgagtgaaaaaatttaaatttaaagttcaaTCATTATATTACAAGAAATGCCAGGACcaagcatttaattaaatatctaATATCAGCTAAAATCTTTAGATTATGGCAGATTTAATTGTGGTGCCAACAGGCCtgatatttgcattttttttttaaagaaatacgtccaggtaaaatattttttgtagtaaaaactaatagtttctagaaattcaaattttaaaatatgttattctttttacaaatattgcAAAGTGAGTgaaaaaattagaattttaaagTTCAATCATTATTTTACAAGAAATGTCAGAACcaagcatttaattaaatatttaatatcagcTAAAATCTTTAGATTATGGCAGATTTAATTGTAGAGCTAACAGGCCtg
This window contains:
- the LOC108065671 gene encoding TOX high mobility group box family member 3; the encoded protein is MRPSAARTRVRVARLGFEFGLGEALAWQLSSRAHGTHAEQPEEIDSPKPDPGPHPPREPLLIHPQPPHLISAALIGARTHMVEEIGCQRQTGIVVAMPSQVASSTGTPAPTAAGIHQQQQQQQHQQQHQQQQHHQQQQHQQLQQQQQQHHQQQQHLQQQQQHQQLTSNMSLLTVKGGRYLWTDRELLMHLQNYTPLILLIDFVEKTRTKRFYESSERYEILMLVFIMRKGAPFCENKRFPAEYWVNLSVGPIAEAFDRLQAAIDIPDPQLPIHMSVTDLTSWKQMFDLAMLDIRRFAYYTDPLQLADAGVFNRITFEQRFGMQWQE